The Xenopus tropicalis strain Nigerian chromosome 2, UCB_Xtro_10.0, whole genome shotgun sequence genome window below encodes:
- the zbtb8os gene encoding protein archease isoform X1 yields the protein MGVYQVRASQECMGRHVVPVGRDRIHGSEVTADLDHTADVQLHAWGETLEEAFEQCAMAMFGYMTDIETVEPLDTVEVVTEGEDLISLLFNFLDEWLYKFSADQYFVPREVKVLNIDRMNFKIRSIGWGEEFSLTKHPQGTEVKAITYSAMQIHEEEKAEVFVIIDI from the exons ATGGGTGTCTACCAAGTGCGCGCCAGTCAAGAGTGCATGGGACGTCACGTGGTGCCAGTCGGTAGGGACCGTATTCACGGAAGTGAAGTAACAGCCG ATCTTGACCACACTGCAGATGTTCA GTTGCATGCTTGGGGAGAAACTTTAGAGGAAGCTTTTGAACAATGTGCCATGGCAATGTTTGGCTACATGACTGATATAGAAACAGTTGAACCTTTGGACACCGTAGAAGTGGTAACAGAAG GGGAGGACTTGATCTCTCTCCTCTTTAATTTTCTGGATGAATGGCTATATAAATTTAGTGCAGACCAGTACTTTGTGCCAAGG GAAGTAAAAGTTTTAAACATCGATCGTATGAATTTTAAAATTCGATCTATTGG GTGGGGAGAAGAATTTAGTTTGACCAAACACCCTCAG GGAACTGAGGTGAAAGCCATTACATATTCAGCTATGCAGATCCACGAGGAGGAAAAGGCAGAGGTTTTTGTAATAATTGACATCTGA
- the zbtb8os gene encoding protein archease: MDERYYTISEEQVAVKAKYPPVNKNYEYLDHTADVQLHAWGETLEEAFEQCAMAMFGYMTDIETVEPLDTVEVVTEGEDLISLLFNFLDEWLYKFSADQYFVPREVKVLNIDRMNFKIRSIGWGEEFSLTKHPQGTEVKAITYSAMQIHEEEKAEVFVIIDI, translated from the exons ATGGACGAACGCTATTATACAATAAGTGAAGAGCAGGTTGCTGTCAAGGCAAAGTACCCACCCGTAAACAAGAACTACGAAT ATCTTGACCACACTGCAGATGTTCA GTTGCATGCTTGGGGAGAAACTTTAGAGGAAGCTTTTGAACAATGTGCCATGGCAATGTTTGGCTACATGACTGATATAGAAACAGTTGAACCTTTGGACACCGTAGAAGTGGTAACAGAAG GGGAGGACTTGATCTCTCTCCTCTTTAATTTTCTGGATGAATGGCTATATAAATTTAGTGCAGACCAGTACTTTGTGCCAAGG GAAGTAAAAGTTTTAAACATCGATCGTATGAATTTTAAAATTCGATCTATTGG GTGGGGAGAAGAATTTAGTTTGACCAAACACCCTCAG GGAACTGAGGTGAAAGCCATTACATATTCAGCTATGCAGATCCACGAGGAGGAAAAGGCAGAGGTTTTTGTAATAATTGACATCTGA
- the zbtb8a.1 gene encoding zinc finger and BTB domain-containing protein 8A → MEFSSHHIRLLQQLDEQRRRDLFCDCHIIVEGQMFKAHRNVLFASSGYFKMLLSQSCRDMGEPITATFDVFSADTFTAILDFVYSGKLPLSGQNVIEVMSAASYLQMTDVISVCKMFIKSSLDINEKDRDGFFSLSDKDTGSNGSGLYAAGWRTENSPTHTHETAEHGSFIAGYNYPPPITSRLQRPFSKHPRKPELVRKHRRRLLPEPLTPAPLSHIPLGDLVGGSAECMLQDEETVESVSLEEERAQAQETIIITKEEDEDVASHSWPESPQQESLEQGSALHIAKAEELYKAMPTILGGASGWGEDEISSGRFKCPFCTHTVKRKADLKRHLRCHTGERPYPCEACGKRFTRLEHLRNHFQTIHEAGKLICRRCKLPVTKVTGRVIQDGTRRYRLCHACLAEAGLDNVNFDYGEDQPLVLPPENEREQCWNFKEEERKENGSEQAESDLVIQEVVDSEEEELKQKQD, encoded by the exons ATGGAATTCTCCTCCCACCACATTCGTCTTCTACAACAGTTGGATGAACAGCGGCGGAGGGATCTCTTTTGTGACTGTCACATTATAGTGGAGGGTCAGATGTTTAAAGCACACCGTAATGTCCTGTTTGCCAGTAGTGGTTACTTCAAAATGCTTCTGTCTCAAAGCTGCAGGGACATGGGTGAACCAATCACAGCCACCTTTGATGTGTTTTCTGCTGACACATTTACAGCCATCCTAGACTTTGTTTACTCGGGCAAATTGCCTCTTTCTGGACAAAATGTTATTGAGGTTATGTCGGCTGCCAGCTATCTTCAGATGACTGATGTTATCAGTGTTTGCAAGATGTTCATCAAATCTTCCTTGGACATAAATGAGAAGGATAGAGATGGTTTCTTCAGCCTTTCAGACAAGGACACTGGTAGTAATGGTTCTGGGCTTTATGCTGCTGGTTGGAGGACTGAGAACAGCCCGACACACACACATGAGACTGCAGAGCATGGCAGCTTTATTGCAGGTTATAATTACCCCCCTCCAATTACCTCCCGGTTGCAGCGCCCATTTTCTAAGCATCCACGAAAACCAGAGCTTGTTCGCAAGCATCGTAGGCGCCTACTGCCAGAACCTCTGACACCAGCACCACTCAGTCATATTCCACTGGGTGACTTAGTGGGAGGTTCAGCAGAATGTATGCTGCAAGATGAGGAAACAGTTGAGAGTGTGTCACTAGAAGAGGAAAGAGCCCAAGCACAGGAGACCATAATAATTACTAAAGAGGAGGATGAAGATGTTGCTTCTCACAGTTGGCCTGAATCTCCTCAGCAGGAGTCTCTGGAACAAGGTTCAGCTCTTCATATAGCTAAGGCAGAAGAGCTGTACAAGGCAATGCCTACAATCCTGGGAGGAGCATCTGGATGGGGTGAAG ATGAAATAAGTTCTGGGAGGTTTAAATGCCCTTTCTGCACCCATACTGTGAAACGCAAAGCAGATCTAAAACGTCATCTACGCTGCCACACAGGAGAGCGACCATACCCATGCGAAGCCTGTGGCAAGAGGTTCACCCGACTGGAGCACTTGCGCAATCACTTTCAGACA ATTCATGAGGCTGGTAAGCTAATCTGCCGAAGGTGCAAACTTCCGGTAACCAAAGTAACAGGTCGTGTTATTCAGGATGGGACAAGGAGATACCGCCTTTGCCATGCATGTCTGGCAGAAGCTGGCTTGGATAACGTCAACTTTGACTATGGAGAAGACCAGCCATTGGTGCTGCCACCTGAAAATGAGAGGGAACAATGCTGGAATTTCaaggaagaagaaagaaaggaaaatggGAGTGAGCAAGCAGAGTCAGACCTAGTTATTCAGGAGGTGGTAGACAGTGAAGAGGAAGAACTGAAACAAAAACAAGACTAA